A genomic segment from Deinococcus humi encodes:
- a CDS encoding Nramp family divalent metal transporter, translating to MITDKGWRQENLGESLSDVKRIRIDYSKPPWRRFLAFLGPGALVAVGYMDPGNWATSIAGGSAYGYTLLSMVLISSLMAIYLQALTARLGIATGRDLAQACRDHFSKPAAMALWISAEIAIIATDLAEVIGTAIALNLLFGLPLLIGVILTVADVLLILLLQNKGFRYVEALVITLIATIAVAFLFEMIFSKPELAPLLGGLVPTRQLLDPAVLYVGIGILGATVMPHNLYLHSAIVNTRGYDKSPEGKREAIRFATWDSSIALTFAFFINASILILAAAAFHFAGRTDIAEIQEAYKLLSPILGAGAASVLFAVALLASGQNSTLTGTLTGQIVMEGFVNIRLKPWVRRLVTRLIAIIPTVIVVLIYGEKGTGQLLILSQVILSMQLSFAVVPLMMFSGDRRKMGEFVIKPFWKWVGWAITVLIIGLNVFLLAQTFFGG from the coding sequence ATGATCACCGACAAGGGGTGGCGGCAGGAGAATCTGGGCGAATCGCTGAGCGATGTCAAGCGCATCAGGATCGATTACAGCAAACCACCCTGGCGGCGCTTCCTGGCCTTCCTGGGACCGGGAGCACTCGTTGCGGTGGGCTACATGGACCCGGGCAACTGGGCCACGTCAATCGCGGGGGGCAGCGCCTACGGCTACACCCTGCTGAGCATGGTGCTGATCTCCAGCCTGATGGCGATCTACCTGCAGGCCCTGACCGCCCGGCTGGGCATCGCCACCGGGCGCGATCTGGCGCAGGCCTGCCGTGACCACTTCAGCAAACCTGCCGCCATGGCCCTGTGGATCTCCGCCGAGATCGCGATTATCGCCACCGATCTGGCCGAGGTGATCGGCACGGCCATCGCCCTCAACCTGCTGTTCGGCCTGCCCCTGCTGATCGGCGTGATCCTGACCGTCGCCGACGTGCTGCTGATCCTGCTCTTGCAGAACAAGGGCTTCCGCTACGTGGAGGCGCTGGTCATCACCCTTATCGCCACCATTGCCGTGGCCTTCCTGTTCGAGATGATCTTTTCCAAGCCCGAACTCGCTCCCCTCCTGGGCGGTCTGGTGCCCACCCGGCAGTTGCTCGACCCCGCTGTGCTGTACGTCGGCATCGGTATTCTGGGCGCGACGGTCATGCCGCACAACCTGTACCTGCACTCGGCCATCGTCAACACGCGCGGCTACGACAAGTCGCCCGAGGGCAAGCGCGAGGCGATCAGGTTCGCCACCTGGGATTCCTCAATTGCCCTGACCTTCGCCTTTTTCATCAACGCCTCGATCCTGATCCTCGCGGCCGCCGCCTTCCATTTCGCCGGGCGCACCGACATAGCCGAGATCCAGGAAGCTTACAAGCTGCTCTCCCCCATCCTGGGTGCGGGGGCCGCCAGCGTGCTGTTCGCTGTGGCGCTCCTGGCCTCGGGGCAAAACAGCACCCTGACCGGGACCCTGACCGGACAGATCGTGATGGAAGGCTTCGTGAACATCCGCCTTAAGCCGTGGGTGCGGCGGCTGGTCACGCGCCTGATCGCCATTATCCCCACCGTCATTGTGGTGCTGATCTACGGCGAGAAGGGAACCGGGCAACTGCTGATCCTGTCGCAGGTAATCTTGTCCATGCAACTGTCCTTCGCCGTCGTGCCGCTGATGATGTTCAGCGGGGACAGGCGCAAGATGGGCGAGTTTGTGATCAAGCCGTTCTGGAAATGGGTGGGCTGGGCCATCACGGTGCTGATCATTGGCTTGAACGTCTTTTTACTGGCCCAAACCTTCTTCGGCGGCTGA
- the polA gene encoding DNA polymerase I, with translation MTSPATDKPAPDAPKPDTLVLIDGHALAFRSYFALPPLSNSKGEATNAIVGFLRLTLRLARQRSNQIIILFDPPVKTFRHEQFDGYKSGRAEMPSDLPGQINRIREIVDAIGFPRLEEPGYEADDVIASLTRKAEGNGMQVRIVTSDRDAYQLLDDHVRVITNDFRLIGPAEVLEKYGVTVRQWVDYRAMTGDASDNIPGAKGIGPKTAAKLLQDYGTLDKIYEAAHAGTLEPKGTREKLLASEKDVQFSHQMSCMVTDLPLDVEFGTGRLPGNPARLAELIGELELHAIGRDIAGLDAQEEVAPDTELHPDDEAAAPAAFEAPRTEAWRTPKEGVIWGYVLSREDDLTAALTGAATFEPTKDGAGITREAPSQEPEEWQKAGAMSSTPNLFDTDGPTTKKEQKAAEKAVKDAEKALAKLRAQFPATVDDTEFVGQRRVNAAAAKALAAHLSVRGTVVEPGEDPLLMAYLLDPGNMNMAVVTKRYLNVAWPDDAPARASITARLLRDLPPQLDEARTRLYEDMEKPLAAVLTRMEVRGVRLDSEYLRGLAASTAARLQTLEAEIHTHAGREFSIRSPQQLETVLYDELGLASGKKTKLTGKRSTAISALEPLRDEHPVIPLLLEYRELDKLRGTYLDPLPSLVNPRTGRLHTTFAQTAVATGRLSSLNPNLQNIPIRSQVGREIRKGFIADKGFCLIAADYSQIELRLLAHISSDPLMQRAFQEGADIHRRTAAQVLGLDEGGITPDQRRAAKTVNFGVLYGMSAHRLSNDLGIPYVEAASFIEIYFSTYPGIRKYIDETLEFGRTHGYVETMYGRRRYVPELTSTNRNVREAGERLAYNMPIQGTASDIIKLAMVKLDKELDALGARLLLQVHDELLIEAPEHRSDEVARITRQIMEGAATLSVPLAVEAGVGPNWYDAK, from the coding sequence ATGACCTCTCCCGCCACCGACAAGCCTGCGCCGGACGCCCCGAAGCCCGACACGCTGGTGCTGATCGACGGACACGCGCTGGCGTTCCGCTCGTATTTCGCGCTGCCGCCGCTGAGCAACTCCAAGGGCGAGGCCACCAATGCCATCGTCGGTTTTCTGCGCCTGACCCTGCGCCTGGCCCGGCAGCGCAGCAACCAGATCATCATCCTCTTCGATCCGCCGGTCAAAACCTTCCGGCACGAGCAGTTCGACGGCTACAAGTCGGGCCGGGCCGAGATGCCCTCCGACCTGCCGGGGCAGATCAACCGCATTCGCGAAATCGTCGATGCCATCGGCTTTCCGCGTCTGGAAGAACCCGGCTACGAGGCCGACGACGTAATCGCTTCCCTGACCCGCAAGGCCGAGGGCAACGGCATGCAGGTCCGTATCGTGACCAGTGACCGCGACGCCTACCAGCTGCTTGATGACCATGTGCGCGTCATCACCAATGATTTCCGGCTGATCGGGCCCGCCGAGGTGCTGGAAAAATACGGCGTGACCGTGCGTCAGTGGGTGGATTACCGCGCCATGACGGGGGACGCCAGCGACAACATCCCCGGCGCGAAGGGAATCGGTCCCAAGACTGCCGCCAAACTGCTGCAGGACTACGGCACGCTGGACAAGATTTACGAGGCCGCCCACGCTGGCACACTGGAGCCGAAGGGCACGCGCGAGAAGCTGCTGGCCTCCGAAAAGGACGTGCAGTTCAGCCACCAGATGTCATGCATGGTGACCGATCTGCCGCTGGACGTGGAATTCGGGACGGGCCGCCTGCCGGGCAACCCCGCGCGTCTCGCGGAGTTGATCGGGGAACTGGAACTGCATGCCATCGGGCGCGATATTGCCGGGCTGGACGCTCAGGAGGAGGTGGCCCCCGACACAGAACTTCATCCCGACGACGAGGCCGCCGCGCCCGCCGCCTTTGAGGCACCTCGCACCGAGGCGTGGCGCACCCCGAAGGAGGGCGTGATCTGGGGCTACGTTCTGTCGCGTGAGGATGACCTGACGGCGGCGCTGACCGGGGCCGCCACCTTCGAGCCGACAAAGGACGGGGCCGGGATCACCCGCGAGGCCCCCAGCCAGGAACCGGAGGAGTGGCAGAAGGCTGGGGCCATGTCCTCCACGCCCAACCTGTTCGACACAGACGGCCCTACCACCAAGAAGGAACAGAAGGCCGCTGAGAAGGCGGTCAAGGACGCGGAAAAAGCCCTTGCCAAACTTCGTGCCCAGTTTCCCGCCACCGTGGACGACACGGAGTTCGTGGGCCAGCGCCGGGTCAATGCGGCGGCGGCCAAAGCCCTGGCCGCCCACTTGAGCGTGCGCGGAACCGTGGTGGAGCCGGGTGAGGATCCACTGCTCATGGCCTACCTGCTGGATCCGGGCAACATGAACATGGCGGTGGTGACCAAGCGTTACCTGAACGTGGCCTGGCCGGACGACGCCCCCGCCCGCGCGTCCATCACCGCGCGGCTGCTCCGGGACCTGCCGCCTCAACTGGATGAGGCCCGCACCAGACTGTACGAGGACATGGAAAAGCCGCTGGCCGCCGTCCTGACCCGTATGGAAGTGCGCGGCGTGCGCCTGGACTCCGAGTACCTGCGTGGGCTGGCCGCGTCGACCGCTGCCCGCCTGCAGACGCTGGAGGCCGAGATCCACACGCACGCCGGACGTGAATTCTCCATCCGCAGTCCGCAGCAGCTTGAGACCGTGCTGTACGACGAACTCGGCCTTGCCAGCGGCAAGAAGACCAAACTGACGGGCAAGCGCAGCACGGCGATCAGCGCCCTCGAGCCGCTGCGCGACGAACACCCCGTCATCCCCTTGCTGCTGGAATACCGCGAGCTGGACAAGCTGCGGGGGACGTACCTTGATCCGCTGCCCAGCCTTGTCAATCCACGCACGGGGCGCCTGCACACCACCTTCGCGCAGACGGCGGTGGCGACAGGGCGCCTGAGCAGCCTGAATCCCAACCTCCAGAACATCCCCATCCGCTCGCAGGTGGGACGTGAGATTCGCAAGGGCTTTATCGCGGATAAGGGCTTTTGCCTGATTGCCGCCGACTACTCGCAGATCGAGTTGCGGCTGCTGGCCCACATCTCCAGCGATCCCCTGATGCAGCGGGCCTTTCAAGAGGGCGCGGACATTCACCGCCGCACCGCCGCGCAGGTGCTGGGGCTGGACGAGGGTGGCATTACCCCCGATCAGCGCCGCGCCGCCAAGACGGTCAATTTCGGCGTGCTGTATGGCATGAGCGCCCACCGCCTCAGCAACGATCTGGGGATTCCCTACGTGGAGGCAGCCTCGTTTATCGAGATCTACTTCAGCACGTATCCGGGCATCCGCAAGTACATTGACGAGACGCTGGAGTTTGGCCGCACGCACGGTTACGTGGAAACCATGTATGGCCGCCGCCGCTACGTCCCTGAACTGACGTCCACCAACCGCAACGTGCGCGAGGCCGGCGAGCGGCTGGCCTACAACATGCCCATTCAGGGCACGGCCTCCGACATCATCAAGCTGGCGATGGTCAAACTGGACAAGGAACTGGACGCGCTCGGCGCCCGCCTGCTGCTTCAGGTGCATGATGAACTGCTGATCGAGGCGCCCGAGCACCGTTCCGACGAGGTGGCCCGCATCACCCGTCAGATCATGGAGGGAGCGGCCACCCTGAGTGTGCCGCTGGCCGTGGAGGCTGGGGTGGGGCCGAACTGGTACGACGCGAAGTAG